From a region of the Deltaproteobacteria bacterium genome:
- a CDS encoding septal ring lytic transglycosylase RlpA family protein: protein MGFIQRVIFLLLTVTLVVSQVVHAQEVSDEEPTLPPVDEPSVPLAPVKPAAAGLASYYHSAFHGRRTANGETFNQNALTAAHRTLPFGTLVRVINLRNQRSVIVRVNDRGPVQKSRVIDVTPKAARELGFFGSGMAQVKLEVVAPSEAANLEK, encoded by the coding sequence ATGGGGTTCATCCAAAGGGTCATTTTCTTACTGCTGACTGTGACACTGGTAGTTTCTCAAGTCGTTCATGCGCAAGAAGTGAGCGACGAGGAACCGACGCTACCGCCGGTCGACGAGCCGAGTGTGCCGCTTGCGCCCGTGAAGCCGGCGGCCGCTGGTTTGGCGAGCTACTATCATTCGGCCTTTCACGGCCGGCGCACGGCCAACGGCGAAACTTTCAATCAAAATGCGCTCACCGCGGCGCACCGCACGCTGCCCTTCGGCACCTTGGTGCGGGTGATCAATCTACGCAACCAACGCAGCGTGATCGTGCGCGTCAACGACCGCGGTCCAGTGCAAAAAAGCCGCGTCATCGATGTCACGCCGAAAGCGGCGCGGGAGCTAGGCTTTTTTGGTTCCGGCATGGCCCAGGTGAAACTCGAAGTCGTCGCGCCTAGCGAAGCTGCGAACCTGGAAAAATAA
- a CDS encoding urease subunit beta: MIPGEMKIVDGDIELNKGRQTLMLEVTNSGDRPIQVGSHYHFFETNEALKFERKKTLGFRLNIAAGTALRFEPGQTRTVELVAMAGGRKIYGFNGKVMGALK, encoded by the coding sequence ATGATTCCTGGTGAAATGAAAATTGTCGACGGCGACATCGAGCTCAACAAAGGGCGCCAGACTTTGATGCTCGAAGTCACCAACAGCGGCGATCGGCCGATTCAAGTCGGTTCGCACTATCATTTTTTTGAAACCAACGAAGCGCTCAAGTTCGAGAGAAAGAAAACTCTGGGTTTTCGTTTGAACATCGCCGCCGGCACGGCGTTACGCTTTGAGCCGGGGCAGACACGGACGGTGGAGTTGGTGGCGATGGCCGGCGGACGAAAAATTTACGGCTTCAACGGCAAAGTGATGGGAGCGCTGAAATGA
- a CDS encoding extracellular solute-binding protein: MNVRIYSPRRRAVLTTAALILALVSVIISTASARAASALAKSESLAEIYERAKKEGQLTIYAALSANSIDVIFAAFRKRFPGVTIDHIDLTGDKLIARIVTEARGGRVLADVFGSALPYTMQITEQKMLEPLAIPEMAAYPASLKSDFWFATDTQFFITGWNTNLVKKGDEPKNFEDLANPKWKDKLMGESRDFQLLVGLAKGKYKNDDKALDLIKRIALNQPEFHRGHSQLAEFLVAGQSAVCFTCYAHHFPPRVKKGAPVQALLSEGVGEIGGSVGILKGAPHPAAALLWARWVASEEGQRVYAQAGETPAHPKVEPVEKIRPASAYMLSQDDVKEFPRYEKLWKEVFQIR; this comes from the coding sequence ATGAACGTTCGCATCTATTCGCCGCGCAGGCGCGCAGTCCTTACCACCGCCGCGCTGATTCTAGCTCTAGTCAGCGTCATTATTTCAACCGCCAGCGCCCGCGCCGCCAGCGCGCTGGCCAAGAGCGAATCGCTCGCCGAGATTTATGAAAGAGCCAAGAAGGAAGGCCAGCTGACGATCTACGCGGCGCTGTCGGCCAATTCCATCGACGTCATTTTCGCCGCCTTCAGAAAAAGATTTCCCGGCGTCACCATCGACCACATCGATCTCACCGGCGACAAACTGATCGCGCGCATCGTCACCGAAGCGCGCGGCGGCCGCGTGCTCGCCGACGTGTTCGGCTCGGCGTTGCCTTACACCATGCAGATCACGGAGCAGAAAATGCTCGAGCCTTTGGCGATCCCCGAGATGGCCGCCTATCCGGCGTCGTTGAAGAGCGATTTCTGGTTCGCCACCGACACGCAATTTTTTATCACCGGCTGGAATACCAATTTAGTCAAGAAAGGCGACGAGCCGAAGAATTTCGAAGACCTCGCCAATCCCAAGTGGAAAGATAAACTGATGGGCGAGTCGCGCGACTTCCAGCTGCTCGTCGGCCTCGCCAAGGGCAAATATAAAAATGACGACAAGGCGCTCGACTTGATCAAGCGCATCGCTTTGAACCAACCGGAGTTCCATCGCGGCCATTCGCAGTTGGCGGAATTTTTAGTCGCCGGCCAGAGCGCGGTGTGCTTCACCTGCTACGCGCACCACTTTCCGCCGCGGGTGAAAAAAGGCGCGCCCGTGCAAGCGTTGCTGAGCGAAGGCGTCGGTGAGATCGGCGGCAGCGTCGGCATCTTGAAAGGCGCGCCCCATCCTGCGGCGGCGCTGCTTTGGGCCCGCTGGGTGGCCAGCGAAGAAGGTCAGCGCGTCTATGCGCAAGCCGGCGAGACGCCCGCCCATCCCAAGGTCGAACCGGTCGAAAAAATACGCCCGGCGAGCGCCTACATGCTTTCCCAAGACGACGTCAAAGAATTTCCCAGGTACGAAAAACTTTGGAAAGAAGTATTTCAAATCCGCTAG
- a CDS encoding LLM class flavin-dependent oxidoreductase, protein MHFYINILTTYFPDIDPPYDVYYQQILEQIELAEELGWECFMFNEHHFLGYGGLVANPAVLLATAAARTKTIRLGPCIAILPLRHPLNTAEDYAMVDAISGGRLDFGVGSGNTEMDYRVFGVSRDNDRERAAEALEVILKVWSNQRASHQGKFWQFEELSLFPRPVQQPHPPIWVAGTSAAGLGWAGHQGYHIMTVGHPHPPERVAPGVAAWKQGLIEAGIDPKERHCQFHVRTHVNESAARAREIGMAAVARYDEISRIGRRSLTAAPAQYDWEMMLATGRNNYGTPEQVIEGVHNAAKHYYFDTLTTTFNYGGIPHSEILKSMCLFAKEVMPALR, encoded by the coding sequence GTGCACTTTTATATCAATATTCTCACGACCTATTTCCCCGACATAGATCCGCCCTACGATGTTTACTACCAACAGATTCTCGAACAGATCGAACTCGCCGAAGAGCTCGGCTGGGAATGTTTCATGTTCAACGAACATCACTTTCTCGGCTACGGCGGCCTGGTGGCTAATCCCGCGGTGCTTTTGGCGACCGCGGCGGCGCGCACGAAAACAATTCGTTTAGGCCCATGCATCGCGATCCTGCCGCTGCGCCATCCGCTCAATACCGCCGAAGACTACGCCATGGTCGATGCGATTTCCGGCGGCCGCTTGGATTTCGGCGTCGGCTCGGGGAATACTGAAATGGATTACCGTGTCTTTGGCGTCAGCCGCGACAACGACCGCGAGCGCGCGGCGGAAGCGCTGGAAGTGATTTTAAAAGTTTGGTCCAACCAACGCGCCAGTCATCAAGGCAAGTTTTGGCAATTCGAAGAACTGTCGCTCTTTCCGCGTCCCGTGCAACAACCCCACCCACCGATCTGGGTCGCCGGCACTTCGGCGGCGGGTTTAGGTTGGGCCGGTCATCAGGGTTATCACATCATGACCGTCGGCCATCCCCATCCGCCGGAAAGAGTCGCTCCGGGAGTCGCAGCGTGGAAACAAGGACTGATCGAAGCCGGCATCGATCCCAAAGAACGCCATTGCCAGTTTCACGTGCGCACCCATGTCAACGAAAGCGCGGCGCGCGCCAGGGAGATCGGCATGGCAGCGGTCGCCCGCTATGACGAAATCTCGCGCATCGGCCGCCGTTCATTGACCGCCGCGCCGGCGCAATACGATTGGGAAATGATGCTGGCGACTGGAAGAAATAACTACGGCACACCGGAGCAAGTCATTGAGGGCGTACATAACGCCGCCAAGCACTACTATTTCGATACGCTGACAACGACTTTCAATTACGGCGGCATCCCGCATAGCGAGATTTTAAAATCCATGTGCCTGTTCGCAAAAGAAGTGATGCCGGCGCTGCGTTAA
- a CDS encoding urease accessory protein, whose protein sequence is MLAVYENEIGWRAELALDYQRRGARTVLAARRHDGPLVVQKSLYPEGDGVCHSIVVHPPGGIAGGDDLRLSARLDVTAHALLTTPGAGKWYRSAGELARQSLQFDISPGACLEWLPQENIIFNQAHAEMRTAVRLAGDSSFIGWEICCLGRSGSGEKFSRGNLRARTLIERDGRPLWFENGRLEGGGAALRSAVVMADRTVVGTLLVASAKLDSTALNACRALRPINGAGAATLLPGLIVGRYLGASSEAAKNYFIQLWHILRLVVVGREAIDPRIWRT, encoded by the coding sequence ATGTTGGCAGTTTACGAAAACGAAATCGGTTGGCGCGCCGAATTGGCCCTCGACTACCAGCGGCGTGGTGCGCGCACGGTATTGGCGGCGCGCCGTCACGACGGTCCACTGGTAGTCCAAAAATCGCTCTATCCGGAAGGCGATGGGGTTTGTCATTCGATCGTTGTTCATCCGCCGGGTGGCATTGCCGGCGGCGATGATCTGCGCTTGAGCGCGCGGCTGGACGTAACAGCTCATGCGTTGTTAACCACCCCGGGTGCCGGTAAATGGTACCGTTCGGCTGGCGAGCTGGCGCGCCAATCCCTGCAATTCGACATCAGCCCTGGCGCCTGCCTCGAATGGTTGCCGCAGGAAAATATTATTTTTAACCAGGCTCATGCCGAGATGCGCACGGCGGTGAGGCTAGCCGGCGACAGCAGTTTTATCGGTTGGGAAATCTGCTGTTTGGGACGCAGCGGGTCGGGAGAAAAATTTTCTCGCGGCAATTTGCGCGCACGCACGTTGATCGAACGGGACGGCCGGCCGCTATGGTTTGAAAATGGCCGGCTTGAAGGCGGCGGTGCGGCGTTGCGTTCGGCGGTGGTCATGGCGGATCGCACGGTTGTTGGTACTTTGCTTGTCGCCTCAGCTAAATTGGATTCTACCGCGCTAAACGCTTGTCGCGCATTACGGCCGATAAATGGCGCAGGCGCGGCGACGTTGTTGCCGGGTTTAATAGTTGGGCGATATTTGGGAGCATCGAGCGAGGCGGCGAAAAATTATTTCATTCAGTTGTGGCATATTTTGCGTCTCGTAGTTGTCGGCCGCGAAGCCATCGATCCGCGCATTTGGCGGACTTAA
- the ureC gene encoding urease subunit alpha, with product MKIARHAYAEMFGPTVGDRVRLADTDLWVEVEKDFTVYGEEVKFGGGKVIRDGMGQSQLGAAKVADTVITNALIIDHWGIVKADIGIKNGRIWKIGKAGNPDIQPGVTIPIGAATEAIAGEGKIVTAGGIDSHIHFICPQQIDEALMSGVTTMLGGGTGPATGTFATTCTPGPWHIHSMLAAAEAFPMNLGFFGKGNASLPAPLVEQVNAGAIGLKLHEDWGTTPAAIDNCLSVADKMDVQVAIHTDTLNESGFVEATVQAFKGRTIHTFHTEGAGGGHAPDIIKVCGEPNVLPSSTNPTRPYTVNTIAEHLDMLMVCHHLDPSIAEDVAFAESRIRKETIAAEDILHDLGAFSMMSSDSQAMGRVGEVIIRTWQTAHKMKNQRGALRGDPVQHDNNRVKRYIAKYTINPALTHGIAHLVGSVEEGKLADLVLWKPAFFGAKPELIIKGGMIAAAAMGDANASIPTPQPVHYRPMFGAFGKALNTSVTFVSKASLRNGALQKLKLSRPLEAVKNTRKLRKKDMVHNNYQPKIDVDPETYQVRADGELLICAPAQVLPLAQRYFLF from the coding sequence ATGAAAATAGCCCGCCATGCCTACGCGGAGATGTTCGGGCCGACGGTGGGCGATCGCGTACGGCTCGCCGATACCGATTTGTGGGTCGAAGTAGAAAAAGATTTCACCGTCTACGGCGAAGAGGTGAAGTTCGGCGGCGGCAAAGTGATTCGCGACGGCATGGGGCAAAGCCAACTCGGCGCGGCCAAAGTCGCGGATACGGTGATCACCAACGCCTTGATCATCGATCACTGGGGAATTGTCAAAGCCGACATCGGCATCAAGAACGGCCGCATCTGGAAGATCGGCAAGGCCGGCAACCCAGATATTCAGCCGGGCGTGACGATTCCCATCGGCGCGGCCACCGAAGCGATCGCCGGCGAAGGCAAGATTGTCACCGCCGGCGGCATCGATTCGCATATTCATTTCATCTGCCCGCAGCAGATCGACGAAGCGTTGATGTCGGGCGTGACGACCATGCTTGGCGGCGGCACCGGTCCGGCGACCGGGACTTTCGCGACGACGTGTACGCCGGGGCCATGGCATATTCACTCCATGCTCGCGGCGGCGGAAGCGTTTCCGATGAATCTCGGTTTTTTCGGTAAAGGCAACGCGAGTTTGCCTGCGCCGCTGGTCGAGCAGGTCAACGCCGGCGCCATCGGATTAAAACTGCACGAGGATTGGGGCACGACGCCGGCGGCCATCGACAATTGTTTGTCGGTCGCCGACAAGATGGATGTGCAGGTGGCGATTCACACCGACACGTTGAACGAATCCGGTTTCGTCGAAGCGACGGTGCAGGCGTTTAAAGGCCGGACGATTCATACCTTTCATACTGAAGGCGCGGGCGGCGGCCACGCGCCGGATATCATAAAAGTCTGTGGCGAGCCTAATGTCTTGCCGTCGTCAACCAATCCGACCCGGCCCTACACGGTCAACACCATCGCCGAACATCTCGACATGCTCATGGTCTGCCATCATCTCGATCCGAGCATCGCCGAGGACGTGGCGTTCGCCGAGTCGCGCATTCGCAAAGAAACCATCGCGGCGGAAGATATTCTGCACGACCTCGGCGCCTTCTCGATGATGTCCTCCGATTCGCAAGCGATGGGGCGCGTCGGCGAAGTGATCATTCGCACCTGGCAGACGGCGCACAAAATGAAAAACCAGCGCGGCGCGCTGCGCGGCGATCCGGTGCAGCATGACAACAATCGGGTCAAGCGTTACATCGCCAAGTACACGATCAATCCGGCCCTGACCCATGGCATCGCGCATCTCGTCGGCTCGGTGGAAGAGGGCAAGCTCGCCGATCTGGTTTTGTGGAAGCCGGCGTTCTTCGGCGCCAAGCCCGAGCTGATCATCAAAGGCGGTATGATTGCAGCGGCGGCCATGGGCGATGCCAACGCCTCGATCCCGACGCCGCAACCGGTGCATTACCGGCCGATGTTCGGCGCCTTCGGCAAGGCGTTAAATACTTCGGTGACCTTCGTCTCAAAAGCGAGCTTGAGAAATGGCGCGCTGCAAAAATTAAAGCTGTCGCGGCCGTTGGAGGCGGTGAAAAATACCCGCAAGCTGAGAAAGAAAGACATGGTGCACAACAACTATCAGCCCAAGATCGACGTCGATCCCGAGACCTATCAAGTGCGCGCCGATGGTGAGCTGCTGATCTGCGCGCCGGCCCAAGTGTTGCCATTGGCGCAGCGCTACTTTTTATTCTGA
- a CDS encoding GGDEF domain-containing protein: protein MMKLLTPPLSARHKGIVGLFALVCANFLAYCELVLSDGLNFSYLYLLPVFLASWFASRAMGITVGIWASAVWFAGEMILARNYANASTPMWNLLTRAGAFVASAAILAQLRAKFEEMSKLAARDFLTGLPNGNAFYELAASEMNQASSTEPLTLATILVTGVQMVNYRFGYSAGDRVLCTIAKTIQQQAPRPDLVGRMGGTSFSVLLPNTTSENAHAILQKIHEALDVQRHQFAGPVTFCFSAIACAESTKTLAELLYQADNQMESIKVAGKDHIQISPVEDMPALN, encoded by the coding sequence ATGATGAAGTTACTTACGCCCCCTCTATCGGCTCGGCACAAAGGCATTGTCGGCCTGTTCGCGTTGGTGTGCGCCAATTTCTTGGCATACTGCGAACTGGTTTTGAGCGACGGGCTCAACTTTTCCTATCTCTATTTGCTACCGGTTTTTCTCGCCAGCTGGTTCGCTTCCCGTGCCATGGGCATCACCGTGGGAATTTGGGCCTCGGCGGTTTGGTTCGCCGGCGAAATGATCCTCGCGCGAAACTACGCCAACGCTTCGACTCCCATGTGGAATTTGCTGACCCGAGCCGGCGCCTTCGTCGCCTCAGCCGCGATCCTGGCGCAACTCCGCGCCAAATTCGAAGAAATGTCGAAACTGGCGGCGCGCGATTTTCTTACCGGACTACCCAACGGCAACGCATTTTACGAATTGGCGGCCAGCGAAATGAACCAGGCATCGAGCACTGAACCGCTGACCTTGGCCACGATCTTGGTCACTGGCGTGCAGATGGTCAACTATCGCTTCGGCTATTCGGCCGGCGATCGAGTGCTGTGCACCATCGCCAAGACGATCCAACAGCAAGCGCCACGGCCCGATCTAGTCGGCCGCATGGGCGGCACTTCGTTCTCAGTACTGTTACCCAACACGACCTCGGAAAATGCCCATGCGATTCTCCAGAAGATACACGAAGCGCTCGACGTCCAACGCCATCAATTTGCCGGTCCCGTAACTTTCTGCTTCAGCGCCATCGCGTGTGCCGAGTCAACCAAGACGCTCGCCGAGCTGCTCTACCAAGCCGACAACCAGATGGAGAGCATAAAAGTCGCCGGCAAGGACCACATTCAAATATCCCCGGTTGAAGATATGCCGGCGTTGAACTAA
- a CDS encoding transporter substrate-binding domain-containing protein — MKWFSCRRSIRKSTSVIALLFLLLATSLSAQERRLRSGYASLSGNMTPFWVAKEGGYFKKYGLDIDQVAFPSGNEGMAATIAGEIEFIAIAGSTTASANIGGSDVISLGITHDRLLTSLVVNSTIQKPEDLRGKAIGISRFGTSIDTAARIVIQHYGMEPVKDVSLIQVGAVASAVGALRSGRIQAAILSYPTLVQARREGFREMLDIASLGMPYAASGITARRSFVTQRKEVAVNYVKAVVEAIARVKRDKPFALEVMGKYFRSTDKEMLSETYEVASTKYLKRVPYPTPEAFRAVLDELGQVNPRAKGQDPKRFYDDSILQELDKSGFINALYK; from the coding sequence ATGAAATGGTTTTCTTGCCGTCGATCAATCCGCAAGTCGACTAGCGTTATCGCGCTACTTTTTCTTTTGCTTGCGACTTCATTGTCCGCCCAAGAACGGCGGCTGCGATCGGGCTATGCGTCGCTTTCCGGCAACATGACGCCGTTTTGGGTGGCGAAGGAAGGCGGCTATTTCAAAAAATACGGCCTCGACATCGATCAAGTGGCGTTTCCCAGCGGTAACGAAGGCATGGCGGCGACCATCGCCGGCGAAATCGAATTCATCGCCATCGCCGGCAGCACGACGGCGAGCGCCAACATCGGAGGCTCGGACGTGATCTCATTGGGCATCACTCACGATCGTTTGCTCACCAGCTTGGTGGTCAATTCGACGATTCAAAAACCGGAAGACTTGCGCGGCAAGGCGATCGGCATCAGCCGCTTCGGCACGTCGATCGATACCGCGGCGCGGATCGTCATCCAGCACTATGGCATGGAACCGGTCAAGGACGTGAGTTTGATCCAAGTCGGCGCGGTGGCATCGGCGGTGGGCGCGCTACGCAGCGGAAGGATTCAAGCGGCGATACTTTCCTATCCGACGCTGGTGCAAGCGCGGCGCGAAGGGTTTCGCGAGATGCTCGACATTGCGTCGTTGGGCATGCCCTATGCGGCGTCAGGAATCACCGCGCGCCGCAGTTTCGTGACCCAGCGCAAAGAGGTGGCGGTGAATTACGTCAAGGCGGTGGTCGAAGCGATCGCGCGGGTCAAACGGGACAAGCCTTTTGCGCTGGAAGTGATGGGCAAATACTTTCGCAGCACCGATAAAGAAATGCTCTCGGAAACCTACGAAGTTGCTTCGACCAAATATTTGAAGCGGGTGCCGTATCCAACCCCGGAGGCGTTTCGCGCCGTGCTCGATGAACTAGGACAAGTGAATCCTCGAGCCAAGGGCCAAGACCCCAAGCGCTTTTACGATGACAGCATTTTGCAGGAGTTGGACAAGAGCGGTTTTATCAACGCGCTCTATAAATGA
- the ureG gene encoding urease accessory protein UreG: MSDAQPLCVGIGGPVGSGKTALTLTFCRALREKYNLAVVTNDIYTEEDAQFLVRNQALAPERIIGVETGGCPHTAIREDASINLEAVARLNRRFAGLELIFIESGGDNLAASFSPELADLMIYVIDVGAGDKIPRKGGPGITKSDLLVINKIDLAPYVGADLTVMERDAKKMRGARPFLFSNLKDGTGVAAIVDWLTKQLRGNS, encoded by the coding sequence ATGAGTGACGCGCAGCCTTTATGTGTGGGAATCGGTGGGCCGGTTGGCTCCGGCAAAACTGCTCTCACGCTAACGTTTTGCCGCGCGCTACGCGAGAAATATAATCTCGCCGTGGTGACCAACGATATTTACACTGAGGAAGACGCGCAGTTTCTGGTGCGCAATCAAGCGTTGGCGCCGGAACGCATCATCGGTGTCGAGACCGGCGGCTGTCCGCACACGGCGATCCGTGAGGATGCTTCGATCAATCTCGAAGCGGTGGCGCGGCTCAATCGCCGCTTCGCCGGCCTTGAGTTGATATTTATCGAATCGGGCGGCGACAATCTCGCCGCGAGCTTCAGTCCGGAGCTAGCCGATCTGATGATCTACGTCATCGATGTCGGCGCCGGCGACAAGATCCCACGCAAAGGCGGTCCGGGAATTACCAAGTCGGATTTATTGGTGATCAACAAAATCGATCTCGCCCCCTACGTCGGCGCCGATCTCACCGTGATGGAGCGCGACGCCAAAAAAATGCGCGGCGCGCGACCCTTCTTATTTTCCAATCTCAAGGACGGTACCGGCGTCGCCGCCATCGTCGATTGGCTCACTAAACAATTGCGCGGCAATTCCTAG
- a CDS encoding urease accessory protein UreF has translation MKVDKDISLVRLLQLASPALPVGAYSYSQGLEAAVEIKIIRDASTAARWIGDMLEYSIAPMEAPVLLRSIAAWEVPNYSAVEKWNALFLASRETSELRAETLQMGFSLRKLLTELTGMSDDTRAQLARLEEIAYPTAFGCAVAQWQISSQSALVAYLWSWLENQVMAAVKAVPLGQTDGQRMLLAVGARLDAIADRIALLDDDDLGSFVPGLALLSSQHETQYSRLFRS, from the coding sequence ATGAAAGTTGATAAAGACATTAGTCTCGTGCGCTTGTTGCAGCTCGCCAGCCCGGCGTTGCCGGTGGGGGCTTATAGCTATTCGCAGGGTTTGGAAGCGGCGGTTGAGATAAAAATAATTCGCGATGCATCGACCGCGGCAAGGTGGATTGGTGACATGCTCGAATATTCCATCGCGCCCATGGAAGCCCCGGTGCTGTTGCGCTCGATCGCCGCGTGGGAAGTACCGAATTACTCAGCGGTGGAGAAATGGAACGCGCTGTTTCTCGCCAGCCGGGAAACTTCCGAGCTCAGGGCGGAGACTTTGCAGATGGGTTTTTCCTTGAGAAAATTGCTGACTGAATTAACTGGCATGAGTGACGACACGCGGGCGCAGCTGGCACGCTTGGAAGAAATTGCCTATCCGACCGCGTTTGGTTGCGCGGTGGCGCAGTGGCAGATTTCATCGCAATCGGCGTTGGTGGCCTATCTCTGGTCGTGGTTGGAAAACCAAGTAATGGCCGCGGTGAAAGCTGTGCCGCTCGGCCAGACCGACGGCCAACGGATGCTGCTCGCGGTCGGCGCTCGGCTCGACGCGATTGCCGATCGCATTGCTTTGTTAGATGACGACGATCTCGGTAGCTTCGTACCGGGGCTGGCGCTGTTGTCGAGCCAGCATGAAACTCAATATTCTCGCTTATTTCGTTCCTAG
- the ureE gene encoding urease accessory protein UreE, with protein MIEITAKLPSGAQGEVQGQLRLPFDLRQKRWLFAALVSGEEVAVKLGRGANLRGGDRLLAADGRVIEVIAMVERVVHVECKTVCDLTRVAYHLGNRHVPVQVGDGFLRLGENHVLENMLRGLGATLTNIDAPFEPESGAYGSAHFHDEPSENHSGRIHEFGTSERSDG; from the coding sequence ATGATTGAGATCACCGCGAAATTACCTTCAGGTGCGCAAGGCGAAGTGCAGGGTCAACTGCGCTTGCCTTTCGATTTGCGCCAGAAGCGCTGGCTCTTTGCCGCGCTGGTGTCCGGCGAAGAAGTGGCAGTGAAGCTCGGGCGCGGCGCGAACTTGCGCGGCGGCGATAGACTGTTGGCTGCGGACGGCCGCGTCATTGAAGTTATTGCGATGGTTGAGCGTGTTGTTCATGTCGAATGTAAAACGGTTTGCGACCTCACGCGGGTGGCCTATCACCTTGGCAATCGTCACGTGCCGGTGCAGGTGGGCGACGGATTCCTCCGTCTCGGCGAAAATCATGTGTTAGAAAATATGCTGCGTGGTCTCGGCGCCACGCTGACGAACATCGATGCGCCCTTCGAGCCCGAGTCGGGTGCTTATGGCAGTGCTCATTTTCATGATGAACCGAGCGAAAATCACTCAGGACGGATTCATGAATTCGGCACGTCGGAGCGTTCCGACGGATGA
- the ureA gene encoding urease subunit gamma → MELTPREKDKLLIFTAALLAERRKARGVKLNYPEAVAFISAAIMEGARDGRSVSDLMGWGATLLSRDDVMEGVAEMIPEIQVEATFPDGTKLVTVHQPIV, encoded by the coding sequence ATGGAACTAACCCCGAGAGAAAAAGATAAACTGCTAATATTTACCGCCGCGCTCCTCGCCGAGCGGCGCAAAGCCCGCGGCGTGAAGCTCAACTATCCCGAAGCGGTGGCGTTTATCAGCGCGGCGATCATGGAAGGGGCGCGCGATGGCCGCAGCGTTTCTGATTTAATGGGCTGGGGCGCGACGTTATTAAGCCGCGACGACGTGATGGAAGGCGTCGCGGAGATGATTCCGGAGATTCAAGTCGAAGCGACTTTTCCCGATGGCACGAAGTTGGTGACGGTGCATCAGCCGATTGTTTAG
- a CDS encoding ABC transporter substrate-binding protein, producing MKLKTMRHIVFCLLLLICFAAPDNCTAQPAAKKVRLGIQSSNIGFLPFHLAYHKGFFREQGIDLETIFMATQAVNAAFVRGDIDYSAAINGVIQGVLRGNPAKILACAIDRPLISLIARKDIRGPQDLKGKKIGGSTPGGTASLMADTALKHLGFQAGRDVTVVPLRDNRLAALESGVVDAALLGVPDNIIAVDRGYNELLFVGDIVNFPQNAIGASAKKIQENPDEVYAMVRGALRALIFVLEPRNRDEVINIIVKQWKLADKRVATEMLRQFNRGMARDLMAKPEGMQLMIDLVREDSKVSQPFTIPQVVDYSFLEKARRDLGASR from the coding sequence GTGAAATTGAAAACGATGCGCCACATCGTTTTTTGCCTGTTACTCCTGATCTGCTTCGCTGCGCCGGACAATTGCACCGCACAACCGGCAGCTAAGAAAGTCCGCCTCGGCATCCAGTCAAGCAACATCGGCTTTCTGCCCTTTCACCTCGCCTATCATAAGGGCTTTTTCCGTGAGCAGGGCATCGATCTCGAAACCATTTTCATGGCGACCCAGGCGGTCAACGCGGCGTTCGTGCGCGGCGACATCGATTACAGCGCCGCTATTAACGGCGTGATTCAGGGCGTCCTGCGCGGCAACCCGGCGAAGATTCTCGCCTGCGCCATCGATCGGCCGTTGATCTCGCTGATCGCCCGCAAAGACATCCGCGGCCCGCAAGATCTCAAGGGTAAAAAAATCGGCGGCAGCACACCCGGCGGCACCGCGAGCTTGATGGCCGACACGGCGCTCAAGCATCTCGGCTTTCAAGCCGGACGCGACGTGACCGTCGTGCCGCTGCGCGACAACCGCCTCGCCGCGCTGGAATCCGGCGTCGTCGACGCCGCCTTGCTCGGCGTGCCGGACAATATTATCGCCGTCGACCGCGGTTATAACGAGCTGTTGTTCGTCGGCGACATCGTTAATTTTCCCCAGAACGCCATCGGCGCTTCGGCCAAGAAGATTCAAGAAAACCCCGACGAAGTTTACGCCATGGTGCGGGGCGCCCTGCGCGCGCTGATTTTCGTGTTGGAACCGCGTAACCGCGACGAAGTGATCAACATTATCGTCAAGCAATGGAAGCTCGCCGACAAACGCGTCGCCACGGAAATGCTGCGCCAATTCAATCGCGGCATGGCCCGCGACCTGATGGCCAAACCCGAAGGCATGCAGCTGATGATCGACTTAGTCAGAGAAGATTCCAAAGTCAGCCAACCGTTTACGATTCCCCAAGTCGTCGATTACAGTTTTCTCGAAAAAGCCCGCCGCGATCTGGGCGCGAGCCGGTGA